In Deltaproteobacteria bacterium, a genomic segment contains:
- the gyrB gene encoding DNA topoisomerase (ATP-hydrolyzing) subunit B: MAENISHESSAYSAESIKILEGLEAVQKRPGMYIGDTGERGLHHLVFEVVDNSIDESLAGHCDRIDVTIHVENSVTVEDNGRGIPVDIHPTEKISAAEVVLTKLHAGGKFDKGAYRVSGGLHGVGISVVNALSESLEVEIRRDNKVYAQRYRRGVPDGRLQEVGTTHQRGTKVTFKPDPLIFEVQEFSFDVLAQRLRELAFLNQGVYISLQDERDQKRHEFHYKGGIVEFVEHLNSTKTPIHPVIYLEGQREGVEMQLAMQWNEGYSENIYAFANNINTVEGGTHLVGFKSALTRTVNSYAATASLSKKEQEALQGDDCREGITAVISVKVPEPQFEGQTKTKLGNSEVKGFVEALVNERLGAYLEEHPAEAKRIVQKGLEAARVREATRKAKELARRKGALDSGSLPGKLADCQERDPALSEIFIVEGDSAGGSAKQGRDRRNQAILPLRGKILNVEKARFDKMLSSQEIRTLITALGAGVGKDGKDLSKLRYQTIVIMTDADVDGSHIRTLLLTFFYRQFEEFIEKGFLYIAQPPLFKVRRGRQERYLQDEAALEDHLIELGTEDVRLESNGTSFTGVALKGIVKRTTRFEKILDVVERKKRQREIVRAIAAVDGDPQVWLRDGQRVVEVANGVIARLASVHSELLPVTFAVEEDAEHNSQRLVFSTRGNGTSHRTVVDMELCQSPEFEELRRLAGDLRATGAAPFTLTTGSKVVTAGSLREAVEQIVRDGRKGLEIQRYKGLGEMNPEQLWETTMNPETRTLLQVKLSDAYTANEVFSTLMGDEVEPRRKFIEANALAVRNLDV; this comes from the coding sequence ATGGCAGAGAACATTTCGCACGAGTCGTCCGCGTACAGCGCCGAAAGCATCAAGATCCTGGAGGGTCTCGAAGCCGTCCAGAAGCGTCCCGGTATGTACATCGGGGACACCGGGGAACGAGGACTCCATCACCTCGTGTTCGAAGTCGTCGACAACTCGATCGACGAGTCGCTCGCGGGACACTGCGATCGCATCGACGTGACGATCCACGTCGAGAACAGCGTTACCGTCGAGGACAACGGGCGCGGAATTCCCGTCGACATCCATCCGACCGAGAAAATTTCCGCGGCCGAGGTTGTCCTCACGAAGCTGCATGCCGGAGGAAAGTTCGACAAGGGAGCATACCGAGTTTCGGGCGGATTGCATGGTGTCGGCATCTCAGTGGTGAATGCCCTCTCCGAGTCGCTCGAGGTCGAGATCCGACGGGACAACAAAGTCTACGCTCAACGGTATCGTCGCGGCGTTCCCGATGGTCGATTACAGGAGGTCGGAACGACCCACCAGCGCGGTACGAAAGTCACGTTCAAGCCTGATCCGTTGATCTTCGAGGTTCAAGAGTTCAGCTTCGACGTGCTTGCCCAACGCCTTCGCGAGCTCGCCTTCCTGAACCAGGGTGTCTACATCTCGCTACAGGACGAACGCGACCAGAAGCGACACGAGTTCCACTACAAGGGAGGGATCGTCGAGTTCGTCGAGCATCTGAACTCCACGAAGACTCCGATCCATCCCGTGATCTATCTCGAAGGCCAACGCGAAGGTGTCGAGATGCAGCTCGCGATGCAGTGGAACGAAGGCTATTCCGAGAACATCTATGCGTTTGCCAACAACATCAACACGGTGGAAGGCGGGACGCACTTGGTCGGCTTCAAGTCTGCGCTGACGCGAACAGTCAACAGTTACGCGGCGACGGCCAGCTTGAGCAAGAAGGAGCAGGAGGCACTCCAGGGCGATGATTGTCGCGAAGGGATTACGGCGGTGATCTCCGTGAAGGTTCCGGAGCCGCAGTTCGAGGGACAGACCAAGACCAAGCTCGGCAACAGCGAGGTGAAAGGTTTCGTTGAAGCATTGGTCAACGAGCGCTTGGGAGCGTACCTCGAGGAGCATCCCGCCGAAGCGAAGCGCATCGTGCAGAAGGGGCTCGAGGCCGCGCGCGTTCGCGAAGCAACCCGCAAGGCCAAAGAGCTCGCCCGTCGTAAAGGAGCGCTCGATTCCGGATCACTTCCGGGGAAGCTCGCCGACTGCCAGGAGCGGGATCCGGCGCTCTCCGAGATCTTCATCGTTGAGGGCGATTCGGCCGGCGGGTCCGCCAAGCAGGGACGCGACCGGCGTAATCAGGCGATCCTTCCGTTGCGTGGGAAGATCCTGAACGTCGAGAAGGCGCGCTTCGACAAGATGCTTTCGTCGCAGGAGATCCGGACGCTTATAACCGCGCTCGGCGCCGGCGTCGGCAAGGACGGGAAGGACCTTTCGAAGCTGCGCTATCAGACGATCGTCATCATGACGGACGCCGACGTAGACGGCTCGCACATCCGAACGCTCCTGTTGACGTTCTTCTATCGCCAGTTCGAGGAATTCATCGAGAAGGGGTTCCTCTACATCGCCCAACCGCCGCTTTTCAAAGTGCGACGCGGAAGGCAGGAGCGCTATCTCCAGGACGAGGCGGCGCTCGAGGACCATCTGATCGAGCTCGGAACCGAGGACGTGAGACTCGAGTCGAACGGAACGAGCTTCACGGGTGTGGCGCTGAAGGGCATCGTCAAGCGAACGACGCGCTTCGAGAAGATCCTCGACGTCGTGGAGCGCAAGAAGCGACAGCGTGAGATCGTTCGTGCGATCGCCGCCGTGGATGGTGATCCACAGGTATGGCTCCGGGACGGCCAACGTGTGGTCGAGGTCGCCAACGGAGTCATCGCGCGGCTCGCAAGCGTCCACTCCGAGTTGCTGCCCGTGACGTTCGCGGTCGAGGAAGACGCGGAGCACAACAGCCAGCGGCTCGTTTTCTCGACGCGGGGAAACGGAACGAGCCATCGCACGGTCGTCGACATGGAGCTTTGTCAGTCCCCCGAGTTCGAGGAACTGCGGCGTCTGGCGGGGGATCTGCGTGCGACGGGAGCGGCACCGTTCACCCTGACGACGGGCAGCAAAGTGGTCACGGCGGGCAGCCTCCGGGAGGCCGTCGAACAGATCGTTCGTGACGGTCGGAAGGGGCTCGAGATCCAGCGGTACAAGGGACTCGGAGAAATGAACCCCGAGCAGCTATGGGAGACCACGATGAACCCGGAGACGCGAACCCTTCTGCAGGTGAAGCTCTCCGACGCCTACACTGCGAACGAGGTCTTCTCGACGCTGATGGGCGACGAGGTCGAACCCCGCCGGAAGTTCATCGAAGCCAATGCCTTGGCGGTGAGGAATCTCGACGTCTGA
- the dnaA gene encoding chromosomal replication initiator protein DnaA — translation MSRPAPVETSPELAWQRARELLLTKFGPEAYQAGVEGLRFAGMDGDELRLVAPTASVASWMSLHHPGSLEEAMLAAGRACRISVLAAPRAQGELFPGETPVGRRRPIRVGALVPRYTFSTFVVGASNQFANAACKAVAAQPGHHYNPLFLYGGVGLGKTHLANAIGHATLEMNPEARVAYLSAEAFMTQLITALRRDRMEEFKSTFRRIDVLIIDDVQFLANRERTQEEFFHTFNALHEAHRQIILTSDTVPKDIPGLEERLRNRFEWGLIADLQPPDMETRVAILEKKAEIDGLDLPREVAIYLASKIDSNVRELEGCLTRLSAFASLSKTAITVDFARHVLHDLLRSRTTLSIEAIQQTVCEHYGIRLGDLLSKKRSRNIAFPRQVAMYLARKLTANSFPTIGARFDGRDHSTVIHAVNTIDRRLKNDERLRTALDELERLTQRKG, via the coding sequence ATGAGCCGCCCAGCACCCGTCGAGACCTCGCCCGAACTCGCGTGGCAGCGAGCTCGCGAGTTGCTGCTCACCAAGTTCGGACCCGAAGCCTATCAAGCAGGCGTCGAGGGCCTCCGCTTCGCCGGAATGGACGGTGACGAGCTTCGTCTCGTCGCACCCACCGCCTCGGTAGCGAGCTGGATGAGCCTCCATCACCCCGGAAGCCTCGAGGAGGCCATGCTCGCCGCCGGACGTGCGTGTCGTATCAGCGTCCTCGCCGCACCCCGCGCCCAAGGAGAACTGTTCCCGGGCGAGACACCCGTCGGACGCCGGCGTCCGATCCGGGTGGGCGCCCTTGTACCACGGTACACGTTTTCCACCTTCGTCGTGGGAGCGAGCAACCAGTTCGCCAACGCAGCCTGCAAAGCCGTCGCTGCGCAACCGGGACATCACTACAACCCGCTGTTCCTCTACGGAGGGGTAGGCCTGGGCAAGACGCATCTCGCAAACGCGATCGGACACGCCACCCTCGAGATGAACCCCGAGGCCAGGGTCGCGTACCTCAGCGCCGAAGCCTTCATGACGCAACTGATAACGGCACTCCGGCGCGACCGCATGGAAGAGTTCAAATCGACCTTCCGGAGAATCGACGTCCTCATCATCGACGATGTTCAGTTCCTCGCGAACCGAGAGCGTACCCAGGAGGAGTTCTTCCACACGTTCAACGCTCTGCACGAAGCTCACCGACAGATCATCCTGACTTCCGATACGGTGCCGAAAGACATACCCGGGCTCGAGGAGCGTCTCAGGAATCGCTTCGAATGGGGTCTCATCGCCGACTTGCAGCCTCCAGACATGGAAACCCGGGTCGCGATCCTCGAGAAGAAAGCGGAAATCGACGGTCTGGACCTTCCGCGCGAGGTCGCCATCTACTTGGCTTCCAAGATCGACTCCAACGTGCGCGAGCTCGAAGGATGTCTGACGAGGCTGTCGGCATTCGCTTCTTTGTCCAAGACCGCAATCACGGTCGACTTCGCTCGTCACGTCCTGCACGACTTGCTTCGCAGCCGCACTACGCTGAGCATCGAGGCGATCCAGCAGACCGTGTGCGAACACTACGGCATTCGGCTCGGTGACCTGCTTTCCAAGAAGCGCAGCAGAAACATCGCGTTTCCCCGTCAGGTCGCCATGTACCTAGCGCGAAAGCTCACGGCGAACTCGTTTCCCACCATCGGAGCGCGCTTCGACGGTAGAGATCACTCCACCGTCATTCACGCCGTGAACACCATCGACCGTCGCCTCAAGAACGACGAACGTCTCCGAACGGCTCTCGATGAGCTCGAACGATTGACACAACGTAAGGGATGA
- the hemL gene encoding glutamate-1-semialdehyde 2,1-aminomutase, with the protein MTLSTKLYDEASRLFPGGVNSPVRAWRNVRGRPLFITRASGATVTDADGRTYRDFVGSWGAAIAGHANPAVVGAVHCAASNGLGYGAPTPSEIVLGRAIVEAMPSIERLRMVNSGTEATMSAVRVARAYTGRPKILKFAGCYHGHSDGLLTRAGSGALTFGVPDSAGVPEAIAANTLVATYNSEEAAAYLTAYGDEVAAVIVEPIAANMGVVPPADGFLQRLRQITTDAGALLIFDEVISGFRIGRGGAQEMFGVRPDLTCLGKIIGGGLPVGAFGGRADVMELLAPLGPVYQAGTLSGNPVTMAAGAATLSLLDGPAYERLERMGAWVASELSDELRRSSIVGCVQGVRSMFTIFFGIEAPRSLSEVEGADREAFRKFFFAMLERGFYLPPSPFEAAFVSLAHTESDLEALVAAAREALRGIR; encoded by the coding sequence ATGACGCTCTCGACGAAGCTCTACGACGAAGCGTCCCGTTTGTTTCCGGGCGGCGTGAACAGTCCCGTGCGTGCCTGGCGAAACGTGCGGGGCCGTCCGCTCTTCATCACCCGAGCAAGCGGCGCCACCGTCACCGATGCCGACGGCCGAACGTATCGCGACTTCGTCGGGTCCTGGGGTGCTGCCATAGCCGGCCACGCGAATCCCGCGGTAGTAGGCGCCGTGCATTGCGCGGCGAGCAATGGTCTCGGGTACGGAGCGCCGACGCCTTCGGAGATCGTACTGGGACGTGCGATCGTCGAAGCCATGCCGTCCATCGAGCGCTTACGTATGGTCAATTCCGGCACCGAAGCGACGATGTCCGCTGTACGCGTCGCGCGAGCATACACAGGGCGCCCGAAGATCCTCAAGTTTGCGGGCTGCTATCATGGCCACTCCGACGGGTTACTGACTCGTGCGGGATCCGGGGCGCTGACGTTCGGCGTTCCCGACAGCGCCGGAGTTCCGGAGGCGATCGCCGCGAATACGCTGGTTGCAACGTACAACTCCGAGGAAGCCGCCGCATATCTTACCGCCTACGGCGACGAGGTGGCGGCGGTCATCGTCGAGCCGATCGCCGCGAACATGGGAGTAGTGCCCCCAGCCGACGGGTTCTTGCAGCGTCTCAGGCAGATCACCACCGACGCCGGTGCGCTGTTGATCTTCGACGAAGTCATCTCGGGCTTTCGGATAGGACGCGGTGGCGCGCAGGAGATGTTCGGCGTCCGACCGGATCTGACTTGTCTAGGCAAGATCATCGGCGGCGGTCTTCCGGTTGGGGCGTTTGGCGGTCGCGCCGACGTCATGGAGCTGCTGGCACCCCTCGGTCCCGTCTACCAGGCAGGGACGCTCTCCGGGAACCCCGTCACGATGGCGGCCGGCGCTGCTACGCTTTCCCTACTCGACGGACCGGCGTACGAGAGGCTCGAAAGGATGGGCGCTTGGGTCGCTTCCGAGCTTTCGGATGAGCTCCGACGTTCGAGCATCGTGGGGTGCGTGCAAGGCGTCCGCTCCATGTTCACGATTTTCTTCGGAATCGAAGCTCCGAGGTCGCTTTCGGAGGTCGAAGGTGCCGATCGAGAGGCCTTTCGAAAATTCTTCTTTGCCATGCTGGAGCGGGGTTTCTATCTTCCGCCTTCCCCATTCGAAGCGGCTTTCGTCTCGCTAGCGCACACGGAATCGGACCTCGAGGCATTGGTCGCAGCGGCGCGAGAGGCACTCCGCGGCATCCGATGA
- a CDS encoding ATP synthase F0 subunit C, protein MSYIVRIVVLVLGMIVVASPSFAAEGTAADASGLIALGAGLGIGIAALGVGLGQGRATAAAMESIGRNPNSADRIFVPMIIGLALMEALCLYALVIAFFLQGKIG, encoded by the coding sequence ATGTCATACATCGTTCGTATCGTGGTTCTCGTACTGGGGATGATCGTCGTTGCGAGCCCGAGCTTCGCCGCGGAGGGCACGGCGGCGGATGCGAGTGGCCTGATCGCTCTCGGCGCCGGTCTTGGCATCGGCATCGCTGCGCTCGGTGTGGGTCTCGGTCAGGGTCGTGCGACTGCGGCCGCAATGGAGAGCATCGGTCGGAACCCCAACTCGGCCGATCGCATCTTCGTGCCGATGATCATCGGCCTGGCGTTGATGGAGGCTCTGTGTCTTTACGCGCTGGTGATCGCATTCTTCTTGCAGGGAAAGATCGGGTAA
- the gyrA gene encoding DNA gyrase subunit A: MESTLKQNKIPVNIEDEMRQSYMDYAMSVIIRRALPDARDGLKPVHRRILYAMYDLGNEWNKGYKKSARVVGDVIGKYHPHGDSAVYDAIVRMAQEFSMRYPLVDGQGNFGSVDGDPAAAMRYTEIRMARIAGELLADIDKETVEFSPNYDETLHEPRVLPARLPNLLLNGSSGIAVGMTTNIPPHNLNELADAVVALIENPAITITGLMEHLPGPDFPTAGFIHGKDAIREAYETGKGVLQVRARAATEVEKKSGRSSIIVSELPYQVNKARLLERIAELVNEKRIEGIYDLRDESDRQGMRIVIELRRDAVPEVVLNQLYKMTPMQESFGMIMLAIVDNRPRLLSLKEALQQFVAHRFEVVTRRTVFDLRKAEERLHILEGLKIAIENLDAVIQLIRKAANPTAAKEGLISTFALSELQAQAILDMRLQRLTNLERDKILEEHHEVEALITRLRTILADEREISKIIVTEMRELKSTYGDTRRTEIVEHVGDISIEDMIADEDMAVTISHEGYIKRNPASLYRAQRRGGKGKIGTTTRDEDFVEHLFVASTHSYLLFFTTIGKVYWIKVHELPQAGRAARGKAIVNLLNLHPDEKISAFLPVREFRENHFVFFATKQGIVKKTDLMAYANPRPSGIIAIGLDTGDEVIGVRLTDGRQEVILTTRAGQAIRFREEEVRSMGRGAAGVKGITLDSSDEVVSLEILSPGASVLTVAENGYGKRTDIAEYRVQARGGKGIITMKATERTGAVIGVQQVTDEDNLMLVTSTGKIIRLRVADIRVIGRNTQGVRLIDIEEGERVVSLARLAEQEDSDQEEEDGGAANGNAEDGDPREE, from the coding sequence ATGGAGTCGACGCTCAAGCAGAACAAGATTCCGGTCAACATCGAAGACGAGATGCGTCAGTCCTACATGGACTACGCGATGAGCGTCATCATCCGTCGCGCGTTGCCGGATGCCCGCGACGGATTGAAGCCCGTGCATCGTCGCATTTTGTACGCGATGTACGACCTCGGGAACGAGTGGAACAAGGGCTACAAGAAGTCGGCGCGCGTCGTCGGCGACGTCATCGGTAAGTACCATCCACACGGCGATTCGGCCGTGTACGATGCGATCGTACGCATGGCCCAAGAGTTCTCCATGCGCTACCCGCTCGTCGACGGCCAGGGAAACTTCGGGTCCGTGGACGGTGATCCGGCCGCTGCCATGCGGTACACCGAGATACGCATGGCGCGAATCGCCGGCGAGTTGTTGGCCGACATCGACAAGGAAACCGTCGAGTTCAGCCCGAACTACGACGAGACGCTGCACGAGCCGCGCGTGCTGCCGGCGCGACTCCCGAATCTCCTGCTGAACGGAAGCTCGGGCATTGCCGTTGGGATGACGACCAACATTCCGCCCCATAATCTGAACGAGCTCGCCGACGCCGTCGTTGCGTTGATCGAGAACCCGGCGATCACGATCACCGGCCTCATGGAGCATCTTCCGGGCCCGGATTTTCCGACGGCGGGCTTCATCCACGGCAAGGACGCCATTCGCGAGGCGTACGAGACCGGAAAGGGCGTTCTCCAGGTTCGGGCTCGCGCCGCGACAGAGGTCGAGAAGAAGAGCGGCCGCAGCAGCATCATCGTCAGCGAGCTCCCCTATCAGGTGAACAAGGCGCGCCTGCTCGAGCGGATCGCGGAACTGGTGAACGAGAAGCGCATCGAGGGCATCTACGATCTTCGCGACGAGTCCGATCGGCAGGGCATGCGCATCGTGATCGAGCTCAGGCGCGACGCTGTTCCGGAGGTGGTGCTCAACCAGCTCTACAAGATGACGCCGATGCAGGAATCCTTCGGGATGATCATGCTGGCGATCGTCGACAATCGACCGCGCCTGCTGAGCCTGAAGGAGGCCCTTCAGCAGTTCGTCGCTCATCGTTTCGAGGTGGTGACGCGGCGAACGGTCTTTGACCTGCGCAAGGCCGAGGAGCGGCTCCACATTCTCGAGGGGCTGAAGATCGCGATCGAGAACCTGGACGCCGTGATTCAGCTCATCAGGAAGGCGGCCAACCCGACGGCGGCCAAGGAAGGGTTGATCAGCACGTTCGCGCTTTCGGAGCTGCAAGCGCAAGCGATTCTCGATATGCGGCTGCAACGGCTCACGAATCTGGAACGGGACAAGATTCTCGAGGAGCACCACGAGGTCGAAGCGCTGATCACTCGTTTGCGGACGATCCTCGCCGACGAGCGTGAGATATCGAAGATCATCGTCACGGAAATGCGCGAGCTGAAATCGACGTACGGCGACACGCGGCGCACCGAGATCGTCGAGCACGTCGGGGACATATCGATCGAAGACATGATCGCCGACGAGGACATGGCGGTCACCATCTCCCATGAGGGCTACATCAAACGGAATCCAGCCTCGCTCTATCGTGCGCAGCGACGAGGCGGCAAGGGGAAGATCGGTACCACGACACGGGACGAAGACTTTGTGGAGCACCTCTTCGTCGCGTCGACGCACAGCTACCTGTTGTTCTTCACCACCATCGGCAAGGTGTACTGGATCAAGGTGCACGAGTTGCCGCAGGCCGGCAGAGCCGCTCGTGGCAAGGCGATCGTCAACCTGCTGAACCTGCATCCGGACGAGAAGATCTCGGCGTTTCTTCCGGTCCGCGAGTTCCGTGAGAACCACTTCGTGTTCTTCGCGACGAAGCAAGGTATCGTGAAAAAGACCGACCTGATGGCGTACGCGAACCCGAGACCATCGGGGATCATAGCGATCGGACTGGATACCGGCGACGAGGTGATCGGGGTCCGTCTCACCGACGGCCGACAGGAGGTGATCCTCACGACGCGCGCCGGCCAGGCGATCCGCTTCCGTGAAGAGGAGGTTCGCAGCATGGGACGCGGCGCGGCCGGGGTGAAAGGCATCACCCTGGACAGTAGCGACGAGGTTGTCAGCCTGGAGATCCTCAGTCCCGGGGCGAGCGTCTTGACCGTTGCCGAGAACGGCTACGGGAAGCGTACCGACATCGCGGAGTATCGTGTTCAGGCTCGCGGAGGCAAAGGCATCATCACGATGAAGGCGACGGAACGTACGGGGGCGGTCATCGGGGTCCAACAAGTGACCGACGAGGACAACCTCATGCTGGTGACGAGCACGGGAAAGATCATCCGGCTGCGTGTCGCCGACATCCGGGTGATCGGGCGCAATACGCAAGGCGTGCGGCTGATCGACATTGAAGAGGGCGAACGCGTGGTCAGCCTCGCGCGGCTGGCGGAGCAAGAAGATTCGGATCAGGAAGAAGAAGACGGGGGCGCCGCGAACGGCAACGCGGAGGATGGGGATCCCAGGGAAGAATGA
- the atpB gene encoding F0F1 ATP synthase subunit A: MEHGFAWVQHVPGLALLEPHTATALLVMVGLLLFALRARQQLVSATDVVVPDQGFSARNLAEVITEFITNLAESVIGHDGPKYVPLFASLFVFILASNLIGLIPGFTPPTDNFNVTLALGVVAFVAYNYYGLRAHGVAYLKQFVGPLLLLAPLMIVVEMFSHLFRPASLAIRLYGNMFADHLLLGIFTDLTKVLIPVVFYVLGTFVSLVQALVFTLLTMVYVGLAISHDH, encoded by the coding sequence ATGGAGCACGGCTTTGCTTGGGTGCAACACGTTCCTGGACTGGCGCTGCTCGAGCCTCATACCGCGACGGCATTGCTGGTCATGGTCGGTTTGCTGCTTTTCGCGCTCCGAGCGCGTCAGCAATTGGTTTCGGCGACGGATGTCGTCGTGCCAGACCAGGGGTTCTCGGCCCGGAACCTGGCCGAGGTGATCACGGAGTTCATCACGAATCTCGCCGAAAGTGTGATCGGCCACGACGGCCCGAAGTACGTTCCGCTCTTCGCCAGCCTCTTCGTGTTCATTCTGGCATCCAACCTGATCGGTCTGATCCCCGGCTTCACGCCTCCGACCGACAACTTTAACGTTACGCTCGCGCTGGGTGTCGTCGCTTTCGTGGCGTACAACTACTACGGCCTGCGCGCGCATGGCGTGGCGTACCTCAAACAGTTCGTTGGTCCGTTGCTGCTTCTGGCGCCGCTGATGATCGTGGTGGAGATGTTCAGCCATCTGTTCCGTCCCGCCTCGCTGGCGATTCGTCTTTACGGCAACATGTTCGCGGACCATCTGCTGTTGGGAATCTTCACTGACCTCACGAAAGTACTGATCCCGGTGGTCTTCTATGTTCTCGGAACGTTCGTTTCGCTGGTCCAAGCGCTGGTCTTCACTCTGCTGACAATGGTCTACGTCGGGCTCGCGATCAGTCACGATCACTGA
- the dnaN gene encoding DNA polymerase III subunit beta, with the protein MDLRVEKGDFLQGLYLTQGVVEKRNTLPILANVLIEATGAEIQLTATDLEVGVRRSCKGKVAQPGSITLNARKLYEIVRELPSDEVVLRAGSGGVEVTGGRARYRMLSIDPKDFPSIPAATPAAKKGTVMMRLASDALAEMIEKTLFAVSTDETRLSLGGVFIETIEKSHVRMVATDGHRLALVEREEAGAEIRPGVILPRKGLVEARRLLEGSEGELSFSIGGNLARIERDGVELFMRLIEGEFPDYRQVIPKESKRHVRVNSQELLGALRRVAILSSERARGVKLRLENGLLEVATTNPDIGEAREEIEADYAGDEFAIGFNARYLLDVLSLGGVAGTIEIGLTDEVSPGILRMQEDESYSYVVMPMRL; encoded by the coding sequence ATGGATCTACGGGTCGAGAAGGGTGACTTTCTGCAGGGGCTCTACTTGACGCAGGGAGTCGTCGAGAAACGCAATACGTTGCCCATCCTCGCGAACGTCCTGATCGAGGCAACGGGTGCCGAGATCCAGCTCACCGCAACCGATCTCGAAGTCGGTGTCCGTCGTTCCTGCAAGGGAAAAGTCGCTCAGCCCGGTTCGATCACACTCAATGCTCGCAAGTTGTACGAGATCGTGCGGGAGCTTCCGAGCGATGAAGTCGTCCTACGTGCGGGTAGTGGTGGTGTCGAAGTAACAGGCGGACGAGCCCGATACAGGATGCTCTCGATCGATCCCAAGGACTTCCCTAGCATTCCGGCAGCGACCCCCGCGGCGAAGAAGGGAACGGTGATGATGCGTCTTGCCAGTGACGCACTGGCCGAGATGATCGAAAAGACCTTGTTCGCCGTATCGACCGACGAGACGCGGCTCAGTCTGGGTGGGGTATTCATCGAGACCATCGAGAAGAGTCATGTCCGGATGGTCGCCACGGACGGTCATCGACTGGCATTGGTCGAACGCGAGGAGGCCGGGGCCGAGATTCGGCCGGGGGTTATCCTGCCGCGCAAGGGTCTGGTCGAGGCCCGCAGGCTGCTCGAAGGTTCCGAAGGAGAGTTGAGCTTTTCGATCGGTGGTAATCTGGCTCGAATCGAACGTGATGGAGTCGAGCTCTTCATGCGCCTGATCGAAGGAGAGTTTCCGGACTACCGGCAAGTCATCCCGAAAGAGAGCAAGCGTCACGTGCGCGTAAACTCGCAGGAGCTTCTCGGCGCACTCCGTCGTGTTGCGATCCTGTCGAGCGAGCGGGCTCGCGGAGTCAAGCTTCGTCTCGAGAACGGCCTTCTCGAGGTTGCGACGACGAACCCAGACATTGGTGAAGCGCGTGAAGAGATCGAAGCAGACTACGCCGGAGACGAGTTCGCGATCGGATTCAACGCTCGCTACTTGCTCGATGTACTGTCGCTGGGCGGCGTAGCCGGCACGATCGAGATAGGGCTTACCGACGAGGTCAGCCCAGGCATCCTGCGTATGCAGGAAGATGAGAGCTACTCGTACGTCGTGATGCCGATGCGGCTCTAA
- a CDS encoding AtpZ/AtpI family protein, protein MKAPADSSFFRYAKYFAVAFEFIGSIAAGVFLGSALDAWLLTAPWLVIAMTIASTVVGFYRMVQILQRLQRTR, encoded by the coding sequence ATGAAGGCCCCCGCGGACTCGTCCTTCTTCCGTTATGCAAAATATTTCGCGGTCGCGTTCGAGTTCATCGGGTCCATAGCGGCTGGAGTTTTTCTCGGCAGTGCGCTAGACGCCTGGCTCTTGACCGCGCCGTGGCTGGTGATCGCGATGACCATCGCGAGTACCGTGGTCGGCTTCTACCGGATGGTCCAGATTCTGCAGCGCCTGCAACGAACTCGATGA
- a CDS encoding ParB/RepB/Spo0J family partition protein, which translates to MVLETDAPKLLIPVFAWWLGKEVAVEANAGAARGVAFAAGQFAGRQKVLLAAIPIDDLQPNPQQPRRFIDPEALEELTASVRQRGILQPIIVKREGDRYLIMAGERRYRAAKAAGLTVVPAIVRDDDANEIALIENLQREDLTALEEAEGLGAMVARYGYTHQALAQLLHKSRPYVSNTLVLTHLPAEVKAELHRYPAVSREILMTIARQESETEMLKLWRRVKLVNISVHKFRESRRPDRTTSRAREVMAAARRINRKLRDFKVECLEGDERQKLTRVLRRTRKRVELLLGALGA; encoded by the coding sequence ATGGTCCTCGAGACCGACGCTCCGAAGCTCCTGATTCCTGTGTTCGCGTGGTGGTTGGGAAAGGAGGTCGCGGTGGAAGCAAACGCTGGAGCAGCGCGAGGTGTCGCCTTCGCTGCAGGTCAATTCGCTGGTCGCCAGAAGGTTCTCCTCGCGGCGATACCAATCGACGATCTGCAACCGAACCCGCAGCAGCCTCGTCGGTTCATCGACCCAGAGGCGCTCGAAGAGCTCACCGCCTCCGTTCGGCAACGAGGGATCCTCCAGCCGATCATCGTGAAGCGTGAGGGTGACCGGTACCTCATCATGGCCGGTGAGCGTCGGTACCGTGCAGCCAAGGCGGCTGGATTGACGGTAGTGCCTGCGATCGTCCGCGACGACGACGCGAACGAGATCGCCTTGATAGAGAACCTGCAGCGGGAGGACCTGACCGCCCTCGAGGAAGCCGAAGGTCTCGGGGCCATGGTCGCTCGGTACGGATACACCCATCAGGCGCTCGCGCAACTGCTGCACAAGAGCCGCCCGTATGTCTCCAACACGCTCGTGTTGACGCACCTTCCCGCCGAAGTGAAAGCGGAGCTGCATCGTTATCCCGCAGTGTCTCGCGAGATCCTCATGACGATCGCGCGCCAAGAGTCGGAAACGGAGATGCTGAAGCTCTGGCGGCGCGTGAAGCTGGTCAACATCTCGGTCCACAAGTTTCGCGAATCACGTCGTCCCGATCGGACGACCTCTCGTGCGCGTGAGGTGATGGCTGCGGCGCGTCGAATCAACAGGAAGCTCCGTGACTTCAAGGTGGAATGCCTGGAGGGGGACGAGCGTCAAAAGCTCACGCGGGTGCTACGGAGAACCAGAAAGCGCGTCGAGCTTCTCCTGGGTGCCCTCGGAGCGTAG